One Lysinibacillus sp. OF-1 DNA segment encodes these proteins:
- a CDS encoding DUF4129 domain-containing transglutaminase family protein — MKRPLGEFIELTIAYIIIFFILREWLIPIMQLTNTGGMHLFLVFIGLSLALSLCRVHPILSGLVKLGYITWLIVFTYSTSPVFSGETLPFLLSEWTGNMTSILSGDFGQVSNAFRTVLFLVLIWMLVYLIHHWVSVRKNIFYFFAMTVFFIATLDTFSDYDGKAAIVKVIVLGLIMTGVLFVKRLWLQVETTSTILEKWKIVIPMLVSVLLVSSVAFFLPKTGPTWADPVPFIQEITGQAGSGTGEKSVGYGQDDSQLGGPFQGDNTLIFTASSRDRHYWRIETKDTYTSKGWIISDGNFGKNVYETNTPIHTSLQVGLPENERQIQLDIAVPMPFLIQTYGLLSVSAQDATLFIQDEQTEKMTIEQQAGESKSLSNYSLSYSEPVYSMEQLQLSYPTTLETLDPSYNRFLQLPNQLPQRVRDLASDITQGKATIYDQIKAVESYFRTNGFRYDKNEAAIPAENQDYVDQFLFDTKVGYCDNFSTSMVVLLRSLGIPARWVKGFAPGTVGPITDGLREYRITNDNAHSWVEAYIPGTGWMEFEPTIGFTGNVNIDYDIPLDTADQEEVLQPEKKPEQPQPQEKVSEKEQSPSKFNLDAVWTWLKKFTYVWIAIVVLLIIISITLYLQRKTWIPKMHVRVYRKKVADWSNFDSSYHVLLKQLSRIGLRRRDGETLRAFAERVDAALETDEMQKLTEVYEQHVYGKDKEEVDFRELKESWEYLINRTIS; from the coding sequence GTGAAACGACCATTAGGGGAATTTATAGAATTAACCATTGCGTATATTATTATATTCTTCATTTTGCGTGAATGGCTTATTCCTATTATGCAATTAACGAATACTGGCGGGATGCATCTCTTCCTTGTGTTTATTGGTTTATCCCTAGCGTTAAGTTTATGCCGAGTACACCCAATATTATCTGGATTAGTGAAGTTAGGCTATATTACTTGGCTTATTGTCTTCACTTATAGTACAAGCCCCGTTTTTTCAGGAGAAACTTTACCGTTTTTATTGTCTGAATGGACAGGGAATATGACCTCCATACTATCGGGGGATTTTGGACAAGTATCAAATGCCTTTAGGACAGTGCTATTTCTTGTATTAATTTGGATGCTTGTTTATTTAATTCACCATTGGGTTTCAGTGCGGAAAAATATATTTTACTTTTTTGCTATGACTGTCTTCTTTATTGCCACATTAGATACGTTTAGTGATTATGATGGTAAAGCGGCTATTGTAAAAGTTATTGTACTTGGATTAATTATGACAGGAGTACTCTTTGTTAAACGTCTATGGCTTCAAGTTGAGACAACAAGTACTATACTGGAGAAATGGAAAATTGTTATTCCGATGCTTGTCTCAGTATTGCTTGTTAGCTCTGTCGCATTCTTTTTACCAAAGACAGGACCAACATGGGCAGATCCTGTGCCATTCATCCAAGAAATTACTGGCCAAGCTGGAAGCGGAACTGGGGAAAAATCAGTTGGCTATGGCCAAGATGATAGTCAGCTCGGAGGCCCATTCCAAGGGGATAATACATTAATTTTCACGGCTTCTTCTCGTGATCGGCATTATTGGCGTATTGAAACAAAAGATACGTATACATCAAAAGGCTGGATTATTTCGGATGGAAACTTTGGCAAAAATGTCTATGAAACAAATACACCCATTCATACTTCTTTACAAGTAGGATTACCAGAAAATGAGCGACAAATTCAATTAGATATTGCTGTTCCAATGCCATTTTTGATTCAAACTTATGGTTTATTATCTGTTTCAGCTCAAGACGCCACTTTATTTATTCAGGATGAGCAGACTGAAAAAATGACGATAGAGCAGCAGGCGGGTGAATCAAAATCGTTATCAAACTACTCATTGTCTTATAGTGAACCAGTTTATAGTATGGAGCAGCTTCAATTGTCATATCCTACTACACTTGAAACATTAGATCCTTCATATAATCGTTTTCTACAATTACCAAACCAGCTGCCGCAGCGTGTAAGAGATTTAGCTTCTGATATAACGCAAGGTAAAGCTACGATATACGATCAAATTAAAGCTGTGGAAAGTTACTTTAGAACCAATGGCTTTAGATACGATAAAAATGAAGCGGCAATTCCTGCTGAAAATCAAGATTATGTCGATCAATTTTTATTCGATACTAAAGTAGGCTATTGTGATAATTTCTCCACTTCGATGGTTGTGCTTTTACGTTCACTAGGCATACCAGCAAGATGGGTTAAAGGCTTTGCACCTGGCACAGTAGGACCGATAACAGACGGACTGCGCGAATATCGAATCACGAATGACAATGCGCACTCTTGGGTGGAAGCATATATACCTGGCACGGGTTGGATGGAGTTTGAACCTACCATCGGCTTTACAGGTAATGTGAATATTGATTATGATATCCCACTAGATACAGCTGATCAGGAAGAGGTATTGCAGCCAGAAAAAAAACCAGAGCAGCCCCAACCACAAGAAAAGGTATCTGAAAAGGAACAGTCTCCATCAAAATTTAATTTAGATGCAGTATGGACATGGCTGAAAAAATTCACTTATGTGTGGATTGCCATCGTGGTTTTACTGATCATTATTAGTATTACGTTATACTTACAACGTAAAACATGGATTCCTAAGATGCATGTGCGTGTATATCGCAAAAAGGTAGCGGATTGGTCAAACTTCGATTCTTCTTACCATGTATTGCTGAAGCAATTATCCCGTATTGGATTGCGTAGAAGAGATGGGGAAACATTGCGTGCGTTCGCTGAGCGAGTAGATGCTGCGCTAGAGACAGATGAAATGCAAAAGCTGACAGAAGTATATGAACAACATGTTTATGGAAAAGATAAGGAGGAAGTCGATTTTAGAGAGCTGAAAGAAAGTTGGGAATATTTAATCAATCGCACTATCAGTTGA
- a CDS encoding DUF58 domain-containing protein has translation MKKWKGFLEKSKHFLLITFLMVVTFSYAMFQGGFVSWFVFFTVSPFLVYALLFFVVRDDILLVERKIEPNHIERGQSAKVFITIERRTRFPFAYIMMEELVDSEGLVQAKIENSNAIKFVGFRKKFSWHYDLEKMPRGEHRYLGVTMVFYDFFGWAKKPVIAEKEQTILVYPRIREMKYATLQTKYDVGSMMSPYSIVKDTSMAVGLREYVPGDRFSWIHWKSFARTQTLQSKEFEDRQSSELLLVLDAKKSPMFEEKVELVASMLQMIVQERGDLSFISAGEMTKVFPVIQGEKQLDQIMYHLAAIKPIENVKFRFYDQQSFKQVATLLYVTSDVSEELLHTLANLVKSCICFVVAKQPPVQSELMMRYKHIQIVYVDPTDFYHLFTEVMKP, from the coding sequence ATGAAGAAATGGAAAGGCTTTTTAGAAAAAAGCAAACATTTTTTATTGATTACCTTTTTGATGGTCGTAACATTTAGTTACGCTATGTTCCAAGGAGGATTCGTCAGCTGGTTTGTATTTTTTACGGTTAGTCCATTTTTAGTGTACGCACTCTTGTTCTTTGTAGTGAGAGACGATATTTTACTTGTAGAGCGTAAAATTGAACCAAATCATATAGAACGAGGGCAATCGGCAAAGGTGTTTATTACGATAGAAAGAAGAACACGTTTCCCATTTGCCTATATCATGATGGAGGAACTTGTAGATAGTGAAGGGTTAGTACAGGCTAAAATAGAAAATTCAAATGCCATTAAGTTTGTTGGCTTTAGGAAAAAATTTAGCTGGCATTATGACTTGGAAAAGATGCCTCGTGGAGAGCATCGCTACTTAGGGGTTACAATGGTTTTCTATGATTTCTTTGGCTGGGCAAAAAAGCCTGTCATAGCAGAAAAGGAACAAACTATTTTAGTTTATCCGAGAATCAGGGAGATGAAATACGCTACCCTTCAAACGAAATATGATGTTGGCTCTATGATGTCACCCTATTCCATTGTAAAGGACACATCTATGGCTGTTGGGTTAAGAGAGTATGTTCCAGGAGATCGCTTTTCATGGATTCATTGGAAATCATTTGCGAGAACGCAAACCTTACAATCGAAGGAGTTTGAGGATCGACAATCTTCAGAGTTATTGCTCGTATTAGACGCTAAAAAATCTCCAATGTTTGAAGAAAAAGTGGAGTTAGTAGCATCCATGCTACAGATGATTGTTCAAGAACGAGGAGATTTATCTTTTATTTCCGCTGGAGAAATGACGAAAGTATTCCCGGTTATACAAGGTGAAAAGCAATTAGATCAGATTATGTATCATTTAGCCGCTATAAAGCCTATAGAGAATGTCAAATTCAGATTTTATGATCAGCAATCTTTTAAGCAAGTTGCAACATTGCTTTATGTGACAAGTGATGTATCAGAAGAATTACTACATACTCTTGCGAATTTAGTGAAAAGCTGTATTTGTTTTGTAGTGGCAAAACAGCCACCTGTGCAATCTGAGCTTATGATGCGTTATAAACATATACAAATCGTTTATGTAGACCCAACAGATTTTTATCATTTATTCACGGAGGTGATGAAACCGTGA
- a CDS encoding AAA family ATPase translates to MNSQIQDVLENIEKVMIGKREVAELSIVALLARGHVLLEDVPGVGKTMMVRALAKSFDAQFKRIQFTPDLLPSDVVGISIYNPKTMEFEFRPGPIMGDVVLADEINRTSPKTQSALLEGMEEASVTIDGKTLLINQPFFVMATQNPIEHEGTYPLPEAQLDRFLLKIKMGYPSRGQEVEILRRAENGKPIEKIESVLSVTQLIELQELVQGVYVEDSVKNYMVELAAQTRENSYVYLGVSPRATLALMKASQAYAFMKGRSYVTPDDVQYLVPFVFNHRLVLKPDARYDNVAADEIIKRIIASTPVPTKRFAEQ, encoded by the coding sequence ATGAATTCTCAAATACAGGATGTTTTAGAAAATATAGAAAAAGTAATGATTGGTAAAAGAGAGGTTGCTGAGCTTAGTATTGTCGCATTATTAGCGAGAGGGCATGTCTTGTTAGAGGATGTACCTGGAGTAGGAAAGACGATGATGGTGCGAGCGCTTGCGAAATCCTTTGACGCTCAGTTTAAGCGCATTCAATTTACACCAGATTTATTGCCTTCAGATGTAGTTGGTATATCTATTTATAATCCAAAAACAATGGAGTTTGAATTTCGCCCAGGACCAATTATGGGGGATGTTGTATTAGCAGACGAAATAAACCGTACGTCGCCAAAAACACAATCTGCCTTATTAGAGGGCATGGAGGAGGCATCTGTCACAATTGACGGAAAAACACTGCTAATTAACCAGCCATTTTTTGTTATGGCCACACAAAATCCGATTGAACATGAGGGTACCTATCCTTTACCAGAGGCACAACTGGATCGCTTTTTATTGAAGATAAAAATGGGTTACCCATCTAGAGGGCAGGAAGTAGAAATTTTGCGAAGAGCTGAAAATGGTAAACCAATTGAAAAAATCGAATCAGTGTTATCTGTAACGCAATTAATTGAATTGCAGGAGCTTGTTCAGGGCGTGTATGTGGAAGATTCAGTTAAAAATTATATGGTGGAGCTTGCTGCCCAAACAAGGGAAAATAGCTATGTTTATTTAGGGGTGAGTCCGCGGGCAACATTAGCGCTAATGAAAGCTTCTCAAGCTTATGCATTTATGAAAGGGCGCAGCTATGTGACACCCGATGATGTTCAATATCTTGTGCCATTTGTCTTTAACCATCGTTTAGTTTTAAAACCAGATGCACGCTACGATAACGTAGCCGCAGACGAAATAATCAAGCGCATTATTGCGAGTACACCTGTTCCGACTAAAAGGTTTGCAGAACAATGA
- a CDS encoding ABC transporter ATP-binding protein yields the protein MILLEAKNVANVYDNDRGLKEATFTLHSGRILALVGGNGAGKSTLIRLLTGQEKQKSGEMIWHKPQAIRYMPDDVDFPTMLTAAEILELLASLKQVDKYEQEHVLKRVSLWDVRRQQAKQFSKGMLQRLNLAQSLLGSGSLLILDEPTNGLDPFWIAQLKNMMLEEKEKGNTVIFSTHLLSFAEEIADDILVLHEGKIIVSGTITNIFLQEDATSLEEIWLKRINL from the coding sequence ATGATTCTTTTAGAAGCGAAAAATGTAGCTAATGTCTATGATAATGATAGAGGTTTAAAAGAAGCAACCTTTACATTGCATTCAGGTCGAATTTTAGCGCTGGTTGGAGGCAATGGAGCAGGAAAGAGTACGTTGATTCGACTATTAACGGGTCAAGAAAAGCAAAAATCTGGGGAAATGATATGGCATAAACCACAAGCAATTCGTTATATGCCTGACGATGTAGATTTCCCTACTATGCTAACTGCCGCTGAAATTTTAGAGTTGTTGGCATCTTTAAAACAAGTAGATAAATATGAACAAGAGCACGTTTTGAAGCGCGTTTCCTTGTGGGACGTTCGCAGGCAACAGGCTAAACAGTTTTCTAAGGGAATGCTACAACGATTAAATCTTGCGCAAAGCTTACTTGGCAGCGGTTCTTTGTTGATCTTAGATGAACCGACTAATGGCCTTGATCCGTTTTGGATAGCGCAGCTGAAAAATATGATGTTGGAGGAAAAGGAGAAAGGGAATACGGTCATATTTTCTACACACTTGCTGTCTTTTGCTGAAGAAATAGCAGATGATATATTAGTTTTACATGAAGGGAAAATTATTGTTTCTGGGACGATAACTAATATTTTTTTACAAGAAGATGCTACATCGTTGGAAGAAATATGGTTAAAAAGAATAAATTTGTAA
- a CDS encoding ABC transporter permease — MFVKIELKQILRSRWMQLVAFLFTFVFVAIIVIQQMALPDIEGFTRQTASFLNVLLFLLPLFIVSIGSMSIAGDIESGWYSLLKTYPMKRRQYIIGKYVATSLAFLLVVLVAFGVVLALGGFLGGVRLPFVLVTLTLLSIFIFVSIGIALGAFAQTRLFALALSLVVWSFFLLLISYALMALGAVVAGHVLQKLTIITIHINPVEWLRFGYFIFSNQASVLGPAFYGVTKFYLSPLGHVVYGIVTTCWIVLPLMLATKLLKGDQQR; from the coding sequence ATGTTTGTGAAAATAGAGCTGAAGCAAATTTTAAGAAGTCGTTGGATGCAACTAGTAGCCTTTCTTTTTACATTTGTTTTTGTAGCAATTATTGTCATTCAACAAATGGCTTTACCTGATATCGAGGGTTTTACACGTCAAACAGCATCATTTTTAAATGTATTATTGTTTCTATTACCATTATTTATTGTAAGCATTGGAAGTATGAGTATAGCTGGTGATATAGAATCTGGTTGGTATTCGTTACTAAAAACCTATCCGATGAAACGACGACAATATATTATAGGCAAATATGTAGCAACATCACTTGCCTTTTTACTGGTTGTGTTAGTGGCATTTGGTGTTGTCTTAGCATTAGGTGGTTTTTTAGGCGGCGTACGATTACCGTTTGTTTTAGTTACCCTCACGCTATTAAGTATCTTTATTTTTGTATCAATAGGTATTGCACTGGGGGCATTTGCCCAAACAAGGTTATTTGCACTAGCATTATCACTTGTTGTATGGTCCTTTTTTTTATTGCTTATATCTTATGCTTTAATGGCTCTAGGTGCAGTTGTAGCTGGTCATGTTTTACAAAAGCTTACCATCATAACGATACATATAAATCCTGTGGAATGGCTGCGCTTTGGTTATTTTATATTCAGCAATCAAGCTAGTGTGCTTGGTCCAGCGTTTTATGGAGTAACGAAGTTTTATTTGTCGCCATTGGGTCACGTGGTATATGGGATTGTGACGACTTGTTGGATTGTTTTGCCGCTTATGCTTGCTACGAAGTTATTAAAGGGGGACCAGCAACGATGA
- a CDS encoding nitrous oxide reductase accessory protein NosL, whose protein sequence is MTRWITILILCSALLVGCSDKTYKPREIISETDVCEICNMSIVHNEYAGQIVLKNGDYEIFDDIGCLMEYLELNGEDEVGAAYIKNKANNEWIDIYKATFVYNKEYWTPMNYGVLAFATKDEAQKWMTNEGDGQLLAYQDLLTFNWGIHE, encoded by the coding sequence ATGACTAGATGGATAACTATTTTGATTTTATGCAGTGCACTATTGGTAGGATGTAGCGATAAAACATATAAACCACGTGAGATTATCAGTGAAACAGATGTTTGTGAAATTTGTAATATGAGTATTGTTCATAATGAATATGCTGGACAGATTGTTTTGAAAAATGGAGACTATGAGATTTTTGATGATATTGGGTGTCTGATGGAATATCTTGAGCTAAATGGTGAGGATGAAGTTGGCGCAGCCTATATTAAAAATAAGGCAAACAATGAATGGATTGACATTTATAAAGCGACATTTGTGTACAACAAAGAGTATTGGACTCCGATGAACTATGGAGTTCTAGCATTTGCGACAAAAGATGAAGCGCAAAAATGGATGACTAATGAAGGAGATGGTCAACTATTGGCTTATCAGGATTTGCTAACGTTTAATTGGGGGATACATGAGTGA
- a CDS encoding NosD domain-containing protein, translated as MKQISFFFLFFLFTSQTAYAEFDIQFAIDQAKTGEIIHIPAGRYQGNFTVKKPIILRGEEGVELYSLNNNPALKIEHVANVSVENIMISAKNKGIVANEAENLELREIEVKDVQVGIHIQRSKHVRILENRIIGNQSHYAEKGNGIAVFKSEDIAIEQNTIEQVQDGIYVEEVKQIDVQRNKVTNSRYGTHFMYSSGVEVLFNTYSHNVTGLMVMMTTDLEIANNTVSSHNDFNSYGLLMYDTQQAMIRKNSFHNNRVGVALQKSSDIQIQENRFRMNQTALEGTKVEDDSIINDNQFTGNILTARSDHQGLRLIGNFYDDYTGIDVAGDGFGDVPYVAVSSFGQWMVRQPVYQFFVASPSVMILTSLDQQINKTEQNLLVDNEPKLLSDMRKTEFSINIIQLLIGLVVSMCGLWFWKRGMRI; from the coding sequence ATGAAACAAATCAGTTTTTTCTTTTTGTTTTTTCTATTTACAAGTCAAACGGCATATGCGGAATTTGATATTCAATTTGCTATTGATCAAGCGAAAACTGGAGAGATTATTCATATTCCTGCTGGTCGTTACCAAGGGAATTTTACGGTGAAGAAACCAATTATACTACGCGGAGAAGAGGGGGTTGAGTTGTATTCTTTAAATAATAACCCTGCACTAAAAATTGAACATGTAGCTAATGTCTCTGTAGAAAATATAATGATAAGTGCAAAAAACAAAGGCATTGTAGCCAATGAGGCAGAGAATCTAGAGTTGAGAGAGATAGAGGTAAAAGATGTTCAAGTAGGTATCCATATTCAACGTTCAAAGCATGTTCGAATTTTAGAAAATAGGATTATTGGTAATCAGTCACATTATGCTGAAAAAGGCAATGGGATTGCTGTGTTTAAAAGCGAGGACATTGCCATCGAACAAAATACTATTGAACAAGTGCAAGATGGTATATACGTAGAAGAAGTGAAGCAAATTGATGTTCAACGAAACAAGGTGACGAATAGCCGTTACGGAACACACTTTATGTATTCGAGTGGTGTGGAGGTGCTTTTCAATACGTATTCACATAATGTTACAGGTCTAATGGTCATGATGACTACTGACTTAGAAATAGCTAATAATACAGTCAGTAGCCATAACGATTTCAATAGCTATGGTCTTTTAATGTATGACACTCAGCAAGCAATGATAAGAAAAAATAGCTTTCATAATAATCGAGTAGGTGTAGCATTGCAAAAAAGTTCAGACATTCAAATACAAGAAAATCGCTTTCGAATGAATCAGACCGCATTAGAAGGTACAAAGGTAGAGGATGACTCAATCATAAATGATAATCAGTTTACGGGAAATATATTAACGGCAAGATCAGACCACCAAGGTTTGCGTCTCATTGGCAATTTTTATGATGATTATACTGGGATAGATGTTGCGGGCGATGGTTTCGGGGATGTTCCCTACGTAGCTGTATCGAGCTTTGGACAGTGGATGGTGAGACAACCAGTTTATCAATTTTTTGTAGCATCACCAAGCGTCATGATCTTGACGTCACTAGATCAGCAAATTAATAAAACAGAACAAAATCTACTCGTAGATAATGAACCAAAATTACTTAGCGATATGAGAAAGACGGAGTTTTCGATAAATATCATACAATTGTTAATTGGTCTAGTGGTATCTATGTGTGGTTTATGGTTTTGGAAAAGAGGGATGCGAATATGA
- the nadE gene encoding ammonia-dependent NAD(+) synthetase, with translation MTLQQQIIEELRVLPTINVQEEIRKSIDFLKEYAQHYSFVKGFVLGISGGQDSTLTGKLAQLAIDELNAEAGEMKYSFLAVRLPYGVQADEQDCQDAIDYIKPTKIYTVNIKNAVDASVLALANAGVELNDFVKGNEKARERMKVQYSIAAMNGAVVLGTDHAAEAITGFYTKFGDGGADLMPIFRLNKRQGKQLLAELKCPEHLYKKVPTADLEENRPSLPDEVALGVSYDQIDDYLEGKEIPEEPRRILEGYYLRSQHKRHMPITIFDDFWK, from the coding sequence ATGACTTTACAACAACAAATTATTGAAGAATTACGTGTATTGCCTACTATTAATGTACAGGAAGAAATACGTAAATCCATTGATTTTTTAAAGGAATATGCACAACACTATAGCTTTGTAAAAGGATTCGTTCTTGGTATTTCTGGTGGTCAAGATTCGACGTTAACAGGAAAACTAGCACAGTTGGCAATTGATGAACTAAATGCAGAGGCTGGGGAAATGAAGTATTCTTTTTTGGCTGTACGTTTACCATATGGCGTGCAGGCTGATGAACAAGATTGTCAGGATGCCATTGATTATATAAAACCAACGAAAATTTACACTGTGAATATAAAAAATGCTGTAGATGCTAGTGTGTTGGCTTTAGCAAATGCAGGCGTTGAGCTGAATGATTTTGTGAAAGGGAATGAAAAAGCTCGTGAGCGTATGAAGGTGCAATATTCAATTGCCGCGATGAATGGGGCAGTTGTGTTAGGAACGGATCATGCTGCGGAGGCTATTACGGGGTTTTATACAAAATTTGGTGATGGTGGAGCGGACTTAATGCCGATTTTTCGTCTAAATAAACGACAAGGTAAGCAACTGTTAGCAGAACTTAAATGTCCTGAGCATCTTTATAAAAAGGTGCCAACAGCGGATTTAGAGGAGAATCGTCCATCATTGCCAGACGAAGTGGCACTTGGTGTATCATATGATCAAATTGATGATTATTTAGAGGGAAAAGAAATTCCTGAAGAACCACGCCGAATCTTAGAAGGATATTATTTGCGTTCTCAACATAAACGTCATATGCCAATTACGATATTTGATGATTTTTGGAAGTAA